In Candidatus Contubernalis alkalaceticus, the genomic window AAAGCGGCATAAGAACTAACATAAGGAAAAACCAAAGACATTGTGTTACAAATTGCAGTGTGACAGTCAATTAGATTTATGTTAAAAGAACCAGACTGTAAAGCCATTATTCCATCTTCACCAAGCCTATTATTAATAATTTCATAAAACTGCTGTGTAAAAAGCATGTAAGAGGGCCCATCATCAAGAGGTTCAGTTAAATCACTAAATATTACATCAAATGTTTCTTCGGTCTCCTCCAAATACTTTCGGGCATCCATGAAAAAAAGATTTACCCTGGGATCTTGGAAAGAACCGTCATTCAATTCCGGTAAATATTTCTCACAAAGAACTACTACTTCCTTGTCAATATCTACCATAATTACTTTTTTTACCGATGGATGCTTTAAAATTTCCCTTATAACAGCTCCTTCTCCACCGCCCACAATCATTACATTCTGTGGGTTTGAATGCAGAACCATAGCGGGATGTATTAAGGTTTCGTGGTATATATATTCATCTTTTTGGGCAGATTGAATTTTACCATCCAGTATTAAACAGCGGCCAAAAAAGTCTGTTTCGACAATTTCAATTGTTTGATAACGGGTTTTTCCACTATAAATGTATTTTGATATTCCATGCATATGAGCCTGGGTCTCGGTTGTATATTCAATAAACCATTTCCAGGTTGGTACAGTCATAAACTCTCCTCCCTTTACTGGTT contains:
- the speE gene encoding polyamine aminopropyltransferase, yielding MTVPTWKWFIEYTTETQAHMHGISKYIYSGKTRYQTIEIVETDFFGRCLILDGKIQSAQKDEYIYHETLIHPAMVLHSNPQNVMIVGGGEGAVIREILKHPSVKKVIMVDIDKEVVVLCEKYLPELNDGSFQDPRVNLFFMDARKYLEETEETFDVIFSDLTEPLDDGPSYMLFTQQFYEIINNRLGEDGIMALQSGSFNINLIDCHTAICNTMSLVFPYVSSYAAFIPSYDAQWGFTLASKKINPDHLTEKRIDEILQERNIKGLKYYDGETHRHLFSITKDVRSRKEREKRIIQDDSPLFTF